The genomic interval AGActtgatataaaaaatttattaataaaaaataaagatagatAGAACGACAAATAAAGATGCATAATTCACTAAGAAGTCATCTCTCAAATCCTTGGCTTGGCTTGGCATGGcaacctttttgtttcttctcggATCTAGCAAACTAAATTGTCATTTAGAGAACGTGCGAGGAAAGAGGATAAGAAATTGATTTTGGGTTTTGCAATACAAACTGCAACAAaggatggtgatgatgatgatgatgatgagcagATGGGGTTCCTTGGCCTGGGCAAGAAGGCTTTATTTGTCTTTATTGGGAGACTTGACCggaagaaataatattttattttgccaCCATGGATGGGGGGATAAGAAGCAAAAGCAGCAGAAATAAAAACGGATAAGATGGACCTGTGTATGTGTCTCTGTCTATTCTTAGAAAACATATATAGAGCTCAAACACTTCTTCTACTGTCCCCGCTTGCCCATTGCCTATAATCAATCAAATTCTCTTCTGTGGTTATACATACCCCCCCCctatatttattacaaaattcttcgaccaaaatacaataacaaatttaatttaaaaaaaaagaagaagcagaaaTGATAAAAAGGGGTGTTACCCGTCGATTGTGGACACGAGGCCGGCCGGCCAGGCAGGCAGTGAGTGATAACGGACGGCGGAGGCTGGTTGAGGTTGAGCCGCACATGGTAGCCGCTCCCAAGTCCCAACTCGATTGATGTTAtacttttattacttaatacgattactattctttaattaatatatatatatatatatgtgtggagagagagagagagagagagagagagagagagaattgagattTAGTAGAAGCAGAAGCAGTGAACATAAATCATCAATCGAGTGGTAGAGAACAATGAGATGACTGCTTGATTCTCCCTTTTTTATCTCAATcacatattatattattgtaaagTCGGTTGGGAATAATTTAACGgtaagtttttattattattattattattattattattattattattattaaaacatttttctttacGGGTCGGGTAAACTCTATAAATAGCTGCGAAGCTGGTCGCTCTCTTTCCAATTTGTTCATGAAAACACAGCGTTGAAAGCTTTTTGATACAGATAAGCTATAAGCCTCTCTTCCACAATCCGGGCCCCTactctactctctctctctctttctctctctgccACATGAGTCGGCTTCGTTTGAGAATCCTCGGCGAGGTGAAGGTGAATTCATCCACCCCGCCGCCGACGATTAACAACGTCGATTCGGACTTCGTCGTTATCATCGCCGCCCTGTTGTGTGCCCTAATCTGCGTGCTCGGCCTCGTCGCCGTCGCTCGCTGCGCCTGGATCCGCCGCCTCGCCGGCCGTTCCCCTCCTACGGCGCCGGGGAACAAAGGCCTCAAGAAGAAAACGCTCAATTCTCTTCCCAAACTGACTTACACGGCTGAAATGGCCGGCAAATTCTCGGACTGCGCTATTTGCTTGGCCGATTATGTCGCCGGAGATGAGGTCCGAGTGCTGCCGCAGTGCGGCCACGGCTTCCACGTTGCCTGCATCGACACCTGGCTCGGATCTCATTCGTCGTGTCCGTCGTGCCGGCAGCTCCTGGTGGCCGGCCGGTGTCAGAAGTGCGGTGGACTTCCGGAGAATTCCGCAGATGCCGTGGCCGAGGCCAGATTGGAGCAACAAAGACAGTTTGATCTAAACACTTTCTTGCCTTGAGGTACTTGAGGGATTTCCCCTTGTACTACTcttgtcaattatttttcactttttctctaatttccaGAGCCTTAGTCAAGCCATTAGTAATAGCACCTGGCAAAACCAAATTATCCATTGCCTGTAATCCGTTTGTACATAGTGCAGTTAATTTAAAAGCTACAAATATGTGAGCATTCTTAACTTACTTTTTCTTCGTTCTGTGGAATTTGCTTTTGTCCTTCTCGCTACCATCAACTTCAAATCATCACTTCCATCAATTTGTATTTCTCGTGCTTCCTTATCGCCATTTTCTTATCACAGAACCTGTCCGAAAAGTTTAATTTTCACACATCAAATCAACTAAATAGCTTTTGCCAATTATTGGATTAATTCCTTGGcctcataaaatatatatatatatatatatattgcgtAACGGTCGACGATAGCAATGCATGGTAAAGTTgtgcataaataagaaaagggaaaaaaaaaaaaaagtgacgAATATTATTCCTAAAACGTATTCTAAGTTGACTGATTTTCACTCTTTGTACCGTCTTTTAATAAAGTTGAtgatttttatgataaaatctGTATGTCGTGTGATTTATTGTGACTAGTGTGACGGTTCACAAGAATTTGATGGTTGTATTAATTTATCTTCAATTGCTTGAAACTTTGGTATTAAAAAATAGACAAATCGAAATTTTACACTAGAAAttacacccaaaaaaaaaaaaaaaatatgaaagttaCAAAGAAACCTGGCAGAGCATGTAACAATTTAAGGTGTTCATCAACATATCAACCATTGAACTCTCCTAATTATGTTATGTAGGGGCTTCCCAGTTGCTACAAACTCATCTGACATCTAGGTTCCATTATTTACCGACAAAAAATTCAACACTGTAATCAATCACCttcactttatatatatatatatatatatatttactattcTTACTAGCAAGCACTCCGAATAGAGTTTGATGAGAAGTGATAAATGTAGTCGAGAACGAAAGAAAGTGAACCATATCCTCATATAATCAACTGGCAAGTGATATAAAAAGTCGCATGAGAGGAATTAAAGTATCTGGAAGAGTGTCTTGCTTTCAAATCAATCTCTCTATGAgcaatctcttttttttattcattcttcaatcataaaattaatttgaatttaaatataaccctaattaatgatatttttgctAAAACTTAATACAACACTCTTTTAGATATTGAACTTAATTtctcaatataaaaatatttttctatttttttaagtaataatttcatttaaaaataacaatcaaAGGCGTTCACAATTTTAAATTAGGGCATTCCTAAATCTCAACCAAAAATCACACTTAAGagatctaaataaataataaaatatataaatgcgCAAATGAACAAACCTCTTGATATCtaaagaaatttggaaaaaaactTCACTAACTCCCTTAAGAATTATATTGGCTTTGTTCATCCAATATTAATAGTTAtgtaattaactttaaaatactcattaaaataatcatttagGATGTATAAGTATACTCATAACTCGAGCTACCCTTTGATATTAAGAATAGACatttgtgatttaaaaattatgttgaCTTTGGTTATATAAACTATCTGTCAAAATAATCCCTTAAGTTAGAATTTAGAATTCCGCATTTCATTAAAACCTTCACCTTGTGTTGTATCGTGTCAAAATTGAAGAATGCGCCCAATGTCTGAGGCCCAACGCTTTCCCATAACAGTAGTTTTAAATGGTTGGAATATTCTCAGAAaccattattattaattaaataaaagatacCAACTACCTGACtaaacaaaaatccaaaatctCCTGTCCTGCTGAGctgcataattaatttaatcagaGGGGTTGAAAGTGGTTTGAATTAGCAGCCAAATGGAGCTTGTGCCACAAGAAGAGACGCTCGCTGGGGGCGGCCGGTAGAGCACTGATTAATAAACAAATGGAGAAGAtatgattaaatatatatatatatgtatgtatggagTTGATGTAGAAGAGGAAAGTCCATTAGAACAACTGGAGCCTTTCCTGTCTTGACCTACTAAGATGGTGTCAGTCCAACTTATTCTCTTAatcctaaattataattataatccaTTCATAGCAATAAATTTATTCCCTTTTAATTGGAGCCGTCCGAAATCGGATGCAATGGGAAAGGATGCCCAATACATAGGCGCACACCATGGGCAGGCCGACGTGTGGGTACCTCCCACAATTGTGCCTATTCAAAAAGGTGCTCAATTGCCCCCTCATCATTAACTAAATCAAATGTCTCCTCCATTGGCTAGTGGCTTTTGTTTATATAATCATATGTGTTCAGAGCTTTATTACTGTTTTCTGTTTCTTAGTTGGGCTTTTTTCGCAGTCTTTGTCGCTTTCATACTattttatgatttgattttatcTGCTCATTAGCTTTTTCTAACATTGACAAATAATATTTTGCGAATTTATCTTcacatattttaatttgaattgagTTTTTTAGGCTTGCCTTTGTCTTTAGCAGATCACTGAACTTTCGGCCATTCTctatttcttgtgaattttgagagaaaaataataaccaATAAAGATGATCCTAGATAgcttataaatttatatttattgatacatttttataaatacaatTATACCCTTGTATGAAAACTTAAGCTGAATACAATGACATAACATTAGTATGCTATTTTGTCTTGTAGATATAACCTTTGTGGCCAAGCCCTCTCctctcttttcctctttcttttttttttttcagttcattttttctatttattatgtttttcaaAAGATATCATTGGATTATAAATTGGCTCTTTACATGTAAGAGTAATTAACCATCCCAAGTTAAATACcattgtgacaaaattattgaCCTAAGTTTCATATAATTGACTTTCACTCATTTATTTGTTATTCCTATTACTCACTAATGAGATCTAATTATGTTCATCTAAAccctaaatatataattaaatatatttatttaatgattaGTTTCAACTTAGGTGAGACTGCACTAAATTATCAAGTTTATGAACCCAATTAATATAAATCCCACTGTTAATCTCGAGGGTACaagaaatcattttttaaaGATGACAAAATTCTATCAATGTcctatattataaataattttttttaggaggattattcattcataaatttttccTTACATGGTCAACTAGTTTCGAAGTCTGTTTATTggtatctttaatttttttttcttttattaagtCAACTAAACATTGTTGAATAGTCCACCAATTTGAAGCAATGTGTATCATGCTATGGGTCTAATCTGTGTAGTCAACCATTACTTAAAGTTGGTCAACCAAAATGATACAATATACTTGTTTAAGTCATAATTGGCACCTAATTTAGTCGACCACTAAAAAGACTTAGTCTACCAAGTGTTCCCATGatcaaaatcactaattttttctttgtattaaATGGATCAAATAATAGAATTAATTGACTACAAGGAAATAAGATATATCTCAACTTTTCAGGTACATAATCTAGCTTACCAAATGCAAGTCCTAGTTGACCAAATGATTCCAATGTTTGGTAAAATCTTCTAACAAAGTTAGACTAGTTAACCAAAATCACGCTTTAGTTGACTATATAAAGGTTTATAGTGGACGAAACTTGAGAGGTTTGGTTTACCAAATACTCCGATtttaaatgtgtgtttgattgcattacctagaatttaattttaggtaatattgtttagaaaacaaaaaccatctcaccctcttggaaaatgaatttcatggaaaGAAGCTTTAAATAATTGTACtatacatatttttctatagaaaaattaagagtgtttgattatttttcataaaaaatgtgtaataattacatatttttcatgaaaaatatgtgcaatcaaacacactctaagggtgcatttgatagacatgaaaaatgagggtagaattcgaatttcatctaaattttagaaaattttatcaaatagcTTTTCAATTCCATAGAATTAGAATTCCATCCTTAATTTTTACCTCTATcatatcaaacgcaccctaaatattttttttttttaaatttagctacTTTTTCTCCTTTACCTATTAGATTGTCATATTATTTCTTTCATAACATACTCTTATCTCATCTATTCATCTTTATctcttaatattatatattctcttttaaatttccattttctttattgatGTTGCTTATTTGATCGAAAAAAATGGTCAAATTTCAAACTAACAAGTTATGTTCTCCAACTAATAGAACCACCAAAAAGAGACTTTAAAAGCAACTCATCTACCACTACCAACACATAGACTCACTTAAAAATTTTCTCTGTGCATTCAAAGCTGAAGGCATTCAAAACTTTTAAAGCACTCAAAGTGTGAAAGATTTGTTGCAGGAAAACCCTTCTTTTTTATTCAAGTTAAAAGGTTATAAGCCGGCTTTTTATTTTACTTGCTTATGAGGTGATGGGTTTTAAATTGTTACAAGTGTTTGTTAGAGcaagattaattaataatcaaagtTTAGTTCTTGTACAAAATATAGggttattttatctatttttgaatattcaAGTTTTTAACTTGCTAAGAGaggatgtaagctcaaatctcAAACAAAATCTTGTGTGTTATTTGTATTTGATGGTTGAGACTATTGCATCTATTCATTCATTAGCAAATCACAcacttaatttgattttaaaagttaaaaactcgagaaaaattattttaatttaaaaacccaattcaccgtCTCGatcttcaattatttttccgaacaacatatattttcctaAAATTAGCTTTTAAACCTCTATTCAGTTAAAtctatttgttttgtccaaatagttttttttaattaaccttaataaattttgaaaatctcaATATTTGGTAggttataaaaattttaatataattttacagTTTTTAAAATCATtcacttttaatatttaaaccCATGTTATTTTTTTCGACATTAAAGTGTCGACGAAAATGTTCATTTAACAAAAA from Diospyros lotus cultivar Yz01 chromosome 8, ASM1463336v1, whole genome shotgun sequence carries:
- the LOC127808718 gene encoding RING-H2 finger protein ATL80; this encodes MSRLRLRILGEVKVNSSTPPPTINNVDSDFVVIIAALLCALICVLGLVAVARCAWIRRLAGRSPPTAPGNKGLKKKTLNSLPKLTYTAEMAGKFSDCAICLADYVAGDEVRVLPQCGHGFHVACIDTWLGSHSSCPSCRQLLVAGRCQKCGGLPENSADAVAEARLEQQRQFDLNTFLP